GGATTTTGCAATTGCTGAGGGGTGATGGGAGCAATGCTGGAGTCAGGGGAGCTTCtggactggggaaaaaaaaagactcaaacGTGCTGCTGAGTTATCCAGAAAAATGATGAACCCTCCACCCTGGCAGGGCAGTGGGTGTTTCCCCAGGCTCAGGGCTGCAATACACACATGGGCACCTAAAGCAGCATTTCCACTGGGAAAAGTCTCCTATTTAACCCCATGGCAATGCCCTGCTAAAGAATCTGAAGCCCACAGCCCAGCAACCCAACCAGTACTGCATTTACTCTTATCAAGATTGTCCCATTCTTtgtgggaagcaggaggcaAGGAGCTTCCCAGGGGGAAAAGTTCTtccagagcagcactgagggTGAAGCAGGGCTCTGATCCAGGCCAGTCCCCTATTCCTAAGGATCTACCACCTAAGCTTTCAAGCAAAGCACAGTGCAGGGGGGGAGATTCTGCCAGTTAATAAAAACTCCCCAACaaaccccccccagctccccagggaaggcagaaatCTACCAGTTCCTCTTGCACCAGTTTGGTgtcagggaagggaagggaagggaagggaagggaagggaagggaagggaagggaagggaagggaagggaagggaagggaagggaagggaagggaagggaagggaagggaagggaagggaagggaagggaagggaagggaagggaagggaagggaagggaaggcagctgccaggctggtCATGAGGGGACAgaagggcagcagctgctgctgttgccttTCTTGTAGCATCCCcattcctccttcccccaggaGACCTCATCAGAGCAGTGAAAGCATTTGTCCATTGCAGACAAGTGCTGTGATGCCAGCCAGAAACACACTCTTTGTCTTCcactctttcttccccctctctctgGGCTCCCTGAACCCAgtccccagcagagcacagaatcAGAGCCGAGGTGAAATCTTTTCTAGCAAACCACAGCACACCAAAGGACTCGCAGCAATTCCCACTGTAAATAATATCAGCATCCCTGCTGGGCTGTGACAGGGAGGATTGTTCCAAGGGGCATCCTGCCAGGCAGAGAAGGGACTTCTTCAGAAAGAGGGAAGAACACTGGTGCTACCAGAGGGAAACTTTCAGGGCTGAGTGCTCCGAGGAAAAGGCGAGTGCCAGGCAAACACTGGGAGCATTCCTCTGATTGCACTGGAAAATTTCTCTTGGCTTGGTTCACATCTAAGCTGCACGACAACTGGGTGGTTTTTCCTTACAAATAACCTAATCAAAGAGCTAATGGGTAGGAACCAGCAGCTTTTAAGGGAATGCACTAATGAGTGAATTCCCCAGCACTCAGACTCTGGCCATATAAACCCTATTTAACCTCGACAGTGACCTGGCATCTCTACACATTTCATCAGGACACTCATTTTGAATCGTTTTACAAGAATCTTTCACAATTAGAACCATAACCCCAGAGtcctccttctgctgctgaggaTGTCCCTGCACCACCCGTGGCTCATCTCAAAGCAGCTTGGTCATCAGATTCCAAGTTCTGGCACAGACCAAGAGGCAAACTGAAGCTCATCCACAAATAATTGTACTAAGAGAGAGGAATGCTGATCCTCAGGCTATTTGCAATGGGAATGGTGACACCGTACCTCAAATATATTCATTATTGTATATCAGAGACCATGGTGGGTTTGAGACTTTCCCAGCTGGCCATCCTTTCAACATCCATGCAAAGACCACTTCAAACCAGTTGATAAGAGCTTTTACCTTACTGGTCTCTGAGTAAGGAACAGATTTtctcaacctttttttttccttttctttattaataGTTTTACCATGCCTGTGATGGCCCCGGCTTCTCAGTGCTGTGCTTCATGCGTTACGATATCCTGGAGTACTTCAGCATCTATGGAACAGCCCTGTCCATCTGGGTGTCCCTGATGGGTAAGCACTTGTGCTTTCATCCAACTATCAATGTCTGCAGGTCAGGTAGGATCTGTCAGCATCACTGGTGGGACAGCTGGAGGGGACAGTCCCCAGAAATGCTGTGTCCTTCCACCTCTCATCCACAGGGCTTAGCTCGGAGCCCACCTTTTATCCAAGTCAGCCCAGGCTATGgtctaaaacatttttatcttcttcatTCCTTGGGAAGATATTGCTCTTGGTGGGGTCCAGACACACATGGCAACTGTCCTGAGTGGTGGCTGGGGAAGTTTTGCTCTTGGAGATAAACAGAGCTCTGGCGCCGGGTGTTTGTTTTAGTCGagtgctgcctctgccttcaCCAGCTCTTGTGCACGTCCTTACAGCAGCAGAATTATTTAGTTCAAACTGGCAAATAACAGCCTTGTGCTTTAGTTCAAGGCAGGACGGTACTGAGATAACTTGGTCTGAAACCTCATAAACCAGGCAATCTCCCATTTCTCCTCATTTTCCCCATTCTGAGCCTTTCAGCTTGTCCTGtcctgagaaatgcagaatCTGCCACTTCCCTTTGTAGCATGCACGTTAAAGaagttcagtaaaaaaaaaaaaaggatcttcCTAGTTTTTCAGAAGCTTAATCTGGTCTGACGGGAAAAATAGATCTgatttgaaaaagcagaaatatttcacttcCCTTTTATTAAAAGTCCTGCCCCTTGCCCTCATActcagttttcctttccccacattcccttcactttcttttttctcattttgttccTCATTTGCCACTGAAACAAAGCataatagaaacagaaaaaaaattggcagaACTAAAGGTGGATGAAAACTTCAAACCTGTTCCTTCCCCATTTTGTCAACatgttggttgggttttttgtttttttaaatgggaatcTTTCTGACAGGGTAGGGTAAGGACAGACATGAGGGCATAGCAGATTCAGACCATCCCTAACAGCCTACCCCAGCCCTCCTGCGACTGACCTGAGGGATCACACACTGTCCAAAAATTCCCATAAGATTTTTCCATCCACCCCTGGGGTCTCCAGGGGTGATGCAGGATTTTGGGGGGAgtcctgcagaagcagcagcgACCTTTACAGTCAGGTGCAGGTCCATCCCTCCTCCCTTTCTATCTCTTCACCACTGAGCAATGCAGACAGCAGCGTTCCCCTTCCAGGGCACACAGGATCAGGAAAAAATGAGTGGGGGAAATATTAACCTTGGGGGTGGCTCTGAGTCCCCAGGGTGCAAAGTCCCAAGGTCCGTGGGCTCCCACTCTGCCCAGGACACTCCAGagctctccctgctcagctGGAAAAGACAAGGAGATGGCTCATCTCCAGAGGGCATTTGCAGCAGATAAGAGCAGTGTCAGGGTAGGTCAGAGCTGATCCAGACACTTTGGCTCCTCGCAGCAGCATTCAGCTTGATCGCTTCATTACTGCGTTCAAAATCCTCGCGAAAAACACAACCCCCTGACTGCAGCGTTTAAAATATTGACCCGCAGGGAGACAACAGACACGAAAATGCGGACATTATCCCTTAGACAAACTCCCTATAAAACCGTGATCCAAGGACATGGAAGGTGTGGTGACTGAAGCCCAGGGAAGCCTCTTGCTGTGGCTTGTAAAGCCCCAGCACACATGTGCGGACACAGACCCTCGGGCAAGCTTCCCGGAATGCAAATCCAGGACAGCCATAACACAGCTGTGCGAGCTGGAAAAGCACGGAGCCTACTGGGATCCATAACTTTTATCAGTTATTACCCCATTCTGTGCTAAACAAATGCCTCTAATAATTTACTCACACTGGAGACTTCCAGCTTGCAAACCTCAGGCAGGTGCCGGCGCAGCCAGGGAGACGGTCCCCATCCTGCTGGAGAGCACCCATCTCCCAGAGCTGGGTGATGGAGGCTACATCAGGGTGAGCCAGCAAGTTGGGGAAGGTTGGAGAGGTACGATGAGCCCAAGAGCTGATTGCCAGCTCACCAGATGCAAGTGTCTTTGCAATCACCTCCAACGTCTGGGTCAAGTCAGGGAAAGGAAACATGGATGGGAAATCTCCTTTAGCTTCCACGCACAACACTGAACGTGCAGCCTCTAAAATCATCTCCTAGACCTACCACTCAGGTGCCTTGGCGTGGGTTGCTTTGCCcctgtctgcctcagtttccccagttTCCATCCAAAGGGCAAACCAGAGCTGGATGTGATGCTGGGGGTcacagagcaggcaggacaGACCCCAGAAAGGCTTtaggggagcagctgaggaaggggGTGGGTGAGCTCATGTCCCTGTGCTTGGTGCCATGCAGCCCTGGCAGAGTTTGATGAGCCCAAGAGATCGACCTTCATCATGTTTGGGGTGCTCACCATTGCTGTCAGGATCTACCATGACCGCTGGGGCTACGGAGTCTACTCAGGACCCATCGGGACGGCTGTGCTGGTGATAACTGTGAAATGGGTACgtggggaaggggctctgcTGGATGCTCGTGGAAGGGAAGGGGTTAAGTCCTGCATGGAAGGGTGTGCCCCGTTTCCTCTTTGGGGTCCAGCTCTCTGAGCACAGCCTGTCACAGGGATTAAACTTCTCCTTCAGCCCAGGCAGCAAGCAGCCTTTGTGGTAAAAGCCAGATGCAATCTTCTGAGCAATCTGCCATAGGTCCTGGTATCTTTCTGTTCCCATGTTTCTAATCAGGAGAAATATATTTATGGAGTTTTTATAGCTACTGAGATGCATAAAGGGTCTGGTAAAGTACCCCAGAAGGGGTGGAAGATGTGAGTAAAACTCAGTGATAAATTGGGATAGGATCTGCCTTGCAGTCTGCCTGAGCCTGGGCAGGATGGCTGAACCaccccctgcagcctgtgcccTGCTCACAGCAGATGCTGGGGACCAGGCAATGGTGGAGAAGGATTCAAAGGTGGGATAAAAACTGCAGGAAGATGCTGCCAAGCAGCATGGAAACCCAGTGATGCAGGTCCCACCCACATACTGCCACCAAGCCCCACCTAACCTCCTGGCCAGCAGCAAGTGGCCATGATGGGGAGGGGATGAGCAAGATGGGGACCAAAGCACAGGACAACCCTGTATCCCCCAACCCGTGGAtgctgtgctgggtgccaggggATTACAGCTGGTTTGgtctctctttccttccagctacaaaagatgaaagagaagaaaggactCTATCCAGACAAGAGTGTCTACACCCAACAGATTGGGCCTGGCTTCTGTTTCGGGGCGTTGGCCTTGATGCTGAGGTTCTTCTTTGAGGTACCTGCTTGCACCCCGCTGACTTCACAAGGTGTAAAGGACATTACCAAGAGAGGAGACCTCCCCCCTTGCACTGCAGGGCTGCATCCAGCCTTGGGTAAAATTCAGCTCAGGTGCAGGTCTCCAGGGCTGGCATGTTGGGGGCTGGTTCCTCCTTGCTTGTCCCCAAATCCCGGACCTGCGGTGTGAGAGGGGGACAGACGTGACAGAGTGACACATGAAGTGTTgctcactctttttttctctcatttaatGAGATGAAAGGACACGGACCAGGCTTCCTTCAGCCACGCATGGTCCTCAAACTGGTTTTGTCAGCCGTGAGTGGGGCTTGTTTGAGAACTGGGCAAGGGTGACTTAAGGACACCTCATGGAGCCACTGCAGGGACTGGAAACAGCCCAGGCGTAGCCGGATCCAAACCTGGCTCACACCAAAGGCTTCCAGTTGAGTCCCAGGGGCACCCAGTCCCGTGTTCATAACCTTTTGCTCTCACCACTGGCCAGTCTGTCCCTCCAGTGCCGAGGGGTCTGTCTGTCCCACGCGGGGAAGGCAGTGACCCCCCCGGCACAGCTGCCTGCGCTCAGCCCCGCCGTTACGGCTGCTCTGTGCATTGGGAGCAGCAAGATACAACCTCACAGCCATCCCCcaggattatttttcaaagcatttagTAATTGCAAATTCTAGCAGAACATAAAAATGTCACTTAGCAGAAACCGCCTCCCCCCCACGCCCCGGCCTCGCCGCTGCCTCCTTTGCGGGGTAATGAAACACTTCATTCAAGAAGTGGGAAATGTGCAAATTGGAATGTGCTAAAtccactttgctttttttgttgttttgttttgttttgttttaaagctggaaatcctttcttctctgacaggaaaaaaaaaaaaaaaggaaaaaaaaaaaagagacagaaggcTCAGGAATTTAtcttattaatattattaaataaatagtatattatattatattatattatagtatagtatagtacaatataacataatataataatatatttaatatataatatattatttcatttctttttattaaattcctttccttttggcTCCTTGTAGAAATCCAATGCTTTGCACCCAAGGCAGAGCCCCCAGCATCCCAAGGTCTCACTCATGCTCTCCCTGCTTGCAGGACTGGGATTACACCTACGTGCACAGCTTCTACCACTGCTCCCTGGCCATGGCCTTcgtcctgctgctgcccaaggAGAACAAGaaggctgggggtgcaggggcCCCAGCCAGGCTGGACTGCTCCACgctctgctgctgtgtctgagccccccagcccagctggacACTGCCTTTGCTGCTCCTGGGCTGATGGAGGGGGGCACTAAAAGCAAAATGCCTTTCCTCTAGGACTCCAGCAGATTTCCCCACcagctctctgcaagccccagGCTTTTCTGCCTCCCTGGAAAGATTTCTTCTCTCCACCATCAGCCTGGCAGAGGCTGGGCTCGCTCCATCCGTCCCCACACTTCTCCCTGGAGAagcactgggctgggctgggaccTCGTCCCCAGTCCCGAGTGTCCCTTGCATCCTCAGACCTTGTCACCAGCCAGGCTGTCACCTACGCCAGCCCACGAGGACCCAGGTTGTCCCCTCCACGGGAGTTTGGCCAGCCCGAGCACAGGGGGCTTCGTTTGTAACGCCCAATTAACAGCACCTGTATTTTTGTGAGATACCCACTGCTTTATTTATGGATTCTCTCCATGTAAATAATTTAGACTAACAAAGACTTTGCAAGCGGGCAGTGCCAGTGTTTCCTAAGCAGTGCAAGAAACtttccagctcagctccacTCAGCCAAGGGCAGATGCCAGCCCCAAAGTGGAGCTGTGGGCACAGCTCCCCCCAGCCTGGAAGGGGACAGCactggggacattggggaccgggcagtgcaggcagcaggtgCACCTGGGGAGAGCCTCAGGAGTATggaaaggacaaggaaaaatgagaggaaaaaaaaaaagctcatggAGGAGGGGGCAGGGCTGGAAGCCTATAACATCTCCTCTAACAGACTATTTACTATAGTAGAAGTGTATGATTTATTTAGACTGTCTGGGAAAAATGCCAAGACTATATGTCATGGACAATTAGAGCACTATTGGTATACAGTGATGTCCACAGAAAGCCCACATTAAGCCTGGGTTCCTCTGGAAGAGAAATCTACCCCAGCCATTCATCAGAGCAACTTCCTGCAATGGGGCAACAACCAAAGCTGAATGAGCTtccaacaaaaatacaaatgaattATGAAACCCTAAGCATCCAGGAGTCCCCGGCAAGCGGTGGCACAGCTGAGGCAGCACAAGCAAAGAATTTCCAAAGGGTTCAGCAGCACCTAAACCAACACAGCACCCCAGCTCTTTCTGAGCATCCAGACCCTAGGATGTTTTGGAAGATGCTCTGAGTGAGGGCTTGTGTGCAATGCTTTCCCCATTGCCTGCACACTGCTGGGGGACTTTGCCACGTGAGAACTGCTCCAGgcatctcaaaaaaaaccccaatcccAAGGGATTTGACTCCTAATTCAGAGCTGAGTAAAAGAAGCTCCCAGGGTGAGCACCACATGGGTGTCCTTCAGGCAGGGCCATGCTGAGCCACCCTGAGCAGGTTTCTGGTTGGGTGGTACCCAACTTGCCCCAACTGAGTACCTGCAATGCCTTCCCATGgctgagcagaaggaaaaaaaggttcaGCAAAGCCCCTGCAACTTAGCCAAGGCCCAGCTGAGTAAATGAAAGCTCCTTCTCCCACCTGCCATGTATCCAGGTgttacaccaaaaaaaaccccaaacccaacagtGCATTGCACTCAAGAAAATCCCAGGCAAGATtactttttcccccttctccctgctgctgccccagggcacTGCTCTGGCTGTGCAAACCATCCTGCTACACCCAACGTGGGCCCAGCACCCACTGTCAGGGACAAAACATCCCCAGAGTCCCTCCCGCAGCACCAGCCCCGTGttggcagcagcacccacagcacccacagcacccacagcacccacagcacc
The nucleotide sequence above comes from Heliangelus exortis chromosome 22, bHelExo1.hap1, whole genome shotgun sequence. Encoded proteins:
- the MYMK gene encoding protein myomaker — encoded protein: MGSLVAKLLLPTLSTLVFLPTISIAAKRRFHMEAMVYFFTMFFVAFYHACDGPGFSVLCFMRYDILEYFSIYGTALSIWVSLMALAEFDEPKRSTFIMFGVLTIAVRIYHDRWGYGVYSGPIGTAVLVITVKWLQKMKEKKGLYPDKSVYTQQIGPGFCFGALALMLRFFFEDWDYTYVHSFYHCSLAMAFVLLLPKENKKAGGAGAPARLDCSTLCCCV